The following are from one region of the Streptomyces decoyicus genome:
- the proB gene encoding glutamate 5-kinase: MKDARRIVVKVGSSSLTTAAGGLDADRVDALVDVLAKHQDKEIVLVSSGAIAAGLAPLGLPKRPRDLARQQAAASVGQGLLVARYTASFARYGRRVGQVLLTSDDTSRRAHYRNAYRTLDQLLAMGAVPIVNENDTVATDEIRFGDNDRLAALVAHLVRADLLILLSDVDGLYDGDPATPGTSRIAEVRGPEDLAGVSIGSAGKAGVGTGGMVTKVEAARIAAAAGIPVVLTSAVHAADALAGSSTGTHFLRTGRRSADRLLWLAHASTPRGALVLDDGAVQAVVERRSSLLPAGIASVDGEFSAGDPVELRDGDGHAVARGLVNFDAREIPRLMGRSTRDLARELGPAYEREVVHRDDLVLLHH; encoded by the coding sequence GTGAAGGACGCTCGCCGGATCGTGGTGAAGGTCGGCTCGTCCTCGCTGACCACGGCCGCCGGGGGGCTGGACGCGGACCGTGTGGACGCGCTGGTGGATGTGCTGGCCAAGCACCAGGACAAGGAGATCGTGCTGGTCTCCTCCGGAGCCATCGCGGCCGGTCTGGCGCCCCTGGGGCTTCCCAAGCGGCCCCGCGACCTGGCCCGGCAGCAGGCCGCCGCCAGCGTCGGCCAGGGCCTGCTGGTCGCCCGCTACACCGCCTCCTTCGCCCGCTACGGCCGCCGCGTCGGCCAGGTCCTGCTGACCTCCGACGACACCAGCCGCCGGGCCCACTACCGCAACGCCTACCGGACCCTCGACCAGCTGCTGGCCATGGGCGCCGTACCGATCGTCAACGAGAACGACACCGTCGCGACCGACGAGATCCGCTTTGGCGACAACGACCGGCTGGCGGCCCTGGTCGCCCATCTCGTCCGCGCCGACCTGCTGATCCTGCTCTCCGACGTGGACGGCCTCTACGACGGCGATCCGGCTACCCCCGGCACCTCCCGGATAGCCGAGGTGCGCGGGCCCGAGGACCTGGCGGGCGTCTCCATCGGGAGCGCGGGCAAGGCAGGCGTCGGCACCGGCGGCATGGTCACCAAGGTCGAGGCGGCCCGGATCGCGGCCGCGGCCGGCATCCCGGTCGTCCTGACCTCCGCCGTGCACGCCGCGGACGCGCTCGCCGGCAGCTCGACCGGCACCCACTTCCTGCGCACCGGCCGCCGCTCCGCCGACCGGCTGCTGTGGCTCGCGCACGCCTCCACACCGCGCGGCGCGCTCGTACTGGACGACGGCGCCGTGCAGGCCGTCGTCGAACGGCGTTCCTCCCTCCTGCCGGCCGGCATCGCCTCCGTGGACGGCGAGTTCTCCGCCGGTGACCCGGTCGAGCTGCGGGACGGCGACGGCCACGCGGTCGCCCGTGGGCTCGTCAATTTCGATGCCCGGGAAATCCCCCGATTGATGGGCCGTTCGACCCGCGATCTCGCCCGCGAGCTGGGCCCCGCCTACGAGCGGGAGGTCGTGCACCGCGACGATCTGGTGCTGCTGCACCACTGA
- a CDS encoding membrane protein: MPSAGIAPRRAVQLAALFAMMVAFTAQLVGALLPVIPLFIAASVVNLGLDLVLQHKQPGLLAVLGRIRFDVTVRQLLRDMLILVGLLHIDGINPLEEQAPLTITLLLFYGTHFVCQAVAVLVRRTRSMPFVTRNIDASALRLCDAPPRILSRQTGRRLLRFSVPTTVGMMLTSITTDAYWGGIGLAVSLALSAGGTLYLGTWLLPKKRVASEKQALAWLDDWLAEYQPTVGMYFSGGSSSAYQANMWLSTLASLDGNPIIVLRERFMVQKIEATDVPIVCIPKVANLMRLEHSTLKVLLHPANSGKTSQILRIPSIKHAFTNHGESDKLSSCNPYAKAYDEVWVAGPAARDRYQLADIGVEDKDVIEVGRPQLAPIEPYAGAPADRMTTVLYAPTWEGWDGNPGNTSVILAGENIVRELLADENVQLLYKPHPMTGSVDPRAGAANTRIQAMITEANARRSGERPGPEAAAELARRTEALNALTTSAFRKSADELERMRIQGTPEEGRAAAVAAAVTAWEEAYWKSFPRWEHRIITTARPGIFSCFNQADVLISDVSSVVSDYLSSEKPYAVANTSGMSEDDFRANFPTVRAATILTPEADGVAGLLDAVRDPEQDTLAAERAELKEHLLGPSDPPSSVRFNQAALDLCAKADERRIRMENRLSGIPGQRSQEDMDASETAEHEASGASDTTAAV; encoded by the coding sequence GTGCCTTCCGCCGGAATCGCCCCCCGCCGAGCCGTCCAGCTCGCGGCACTCTTCGCGATGATGGTCGCGTTCACCGCCCAGTTGGTCGGTGCGCTGCTGCCCGTCATCCCGCTGTTCATCGCCGCATCCGTGGTCAACCTGGGTCTCGACCTGGTCCTCCAGCACAAGCAGCCCGGCCTGCTCGCCGTGCTCGGCCGGATCCGGTTCGATGTCACGGTGCGCCAGTTGCTGCGCGACATGCTGATACTGGTCGGCCTGCTGCACATCGACGGCATCAACCCGCTCGAGGAGCAGGCGCCGCTCACCATCACGCTGCTCCTCTTCTACGGCACCCACTTCGTGTGCCAGGCGGTCGCGGTGCTGGTCCGCAGGACCCGCAGCATGCCGTTCGTGACCCGCAACATCGATGCGAGCGCGCTGCGGCTGTGCGACGCCCCGCCGCGCATCCTCTCCCGCCAGACGGGCCGGCGGCTGCTGCGCTTCTCCGTGCCCACCACGGTCGGCATGATGCTCACCTCGATCACCACCGACGCGTACTGGGGCGGCATCGGCCTGGCCGTCTCCCTGGCCCTGTCCGCCGGCGGCACCCTCTACCTGGGCACCTGGCTGCTGCCCAAGAAGCGGGTGGCCAGTGAGAAGCAGGCCCTCGCCTGGCTGGACGACTGGCTGGCCGAGTACCAGCCGACGGTCGGCATGTACTTCTCCGGCGGTTCCTCCTCCGCCTACCAGGCCAACATGTGGCTGAGCACGCTGGCGTCCCTCGACGGCAACCCGATCATCGTGCTCCGCGAGCGCTTCATGGTGCAGAAGATCGAGGCCACGGACGTGCCGATCGTCTGCATCCCCAAGGTCGCCAACCTGATGCGGCTGGAGCACTCCACGCTCAAGGTGCTGCTGCACCCGGCGAACTCCGGCAAGACCTCGCAGATCCTGCGCATCCCGTCCATCAAGCACGCCTTCACCAACCACGGCGAGAGCGACAAGCTGTCCTCCTGCAACCCGTACGCGAAGGCGTACGACGAGGTATGGGTGGCGGGTCCGGCGGCCCGTGACCGCTACCAGCTCGCCGACATCGGCGTCGAGGACAAGGACGTCATCGAGGTCGGCCGCCCCCAGCTGGCCCCGATCGAGCCCTACGCGGGCGCCCCGGCCGACCGGATGACGACCGTGCTGTACGCCCCGACCTGGGAAGGCTGGGACGGCAACCCGGGAAACACCTCGGTGATCCTGGCGGGCGAGAACATCGTCCGCGAGCTGCTCGCCGACGAGAACGTGCAACTGCTGTACAAGCCGCACCCGATGACCGGTTCCGTGGACCCGCGCGCGGGCGCCGCCAACACCCGCATCCAGGCGATGATCACGGAGGCGAACGCCCGGCGCAGCGGGGAGCGGCCCGGCCCGGAGGCCGCCGCCGAGCTGGCCCGCCGTACCGAGGCGCTCAATGCGCTCACCACGTCCGCGTTCCGCAAGAGCGCGGACGAGCTGGAGCGGATGCGGATCCAGGGCACCCCGGAGGAGGGCCGCGCCGCCGCCGTCGCCGCGGCCGTCACCGCCTGGGAGGAGGCGTACTGGAAGTCCTTCCCCCGGTGGGAGCACCGCATCATCACCACCGCCCGCCCCGGCATCTTCAGCTGCTTCAACCAGGCCGACGTGCTGATCAGCGATGTCTCCAGCGTCGTCTCCGACTACCTGAGCAGCGAGAAGCCGTACGCGGTCGCCAACACCTCGGGGATGAGCGAGGACGACTTCCGGGCGAACTTCCCGACCGTGCGGGCGGCGACGATCCTCACGCCCGAGGCGGACGGTGTGGCCGGTCTCCTCGACGCGGTCCGCGACCCGGAGCAGGACACCCTGGCCGCGGAGCGGGCCGAGCTCAAGGAGCACCTGCTGGGCCCGTCGGACCCGCCGTCGTCGGTCCGCTTCAACCAGGCCGCGCTGGATCTGTGCGCGAAGGCCGACGAGCGGCGCATCCGGATGGAGAACCGGCTGTCCGGTATCCCCGGCCAGCGCTCGCAGGAGGACATGGACGCCTCCGAGACGGCCGAGCACGAGGCCAGCGGCGCCTCGGACACCACGGCCGCCGTCTAG
- the obgE gene encoding GTPase ObgE gives MTTFVDRVELHVAAGNGGHGVASVMREKFKPLGGPDGGNGGRGGDVILVVDQDVTTLLEYHHHPHRKATNGQPGAGDNRSGKNGQDLVLPVPDGTVILDREGNVLADLVGQGTTFVAGQGGRGGLGNAALASARRKAPGFALLGEPGEARDIVLELKTVADVALVGYPSAGKSSLISVLSAAKPKIADYPFTTLVPNLGVVTAGSTVYTIADVPGLIPGASQGKGLGLEFLRHVERCEVLVHVLDTATLEADRDPVSDLDMIEEELKQYGGLENRPRMVVLNKIDVPDGKDLADIIRPDLEERGYHVYEVSAVAHMGLKELSFALADVVSKARAARPVQESTRIVIRPQAVDDAGFTVTEEGENFYRVRGEKPERWVRQTDFNNDEAVGYLADRLNRLGVEDALRKAGAHAGDGIAIGPEDNAVVFDWEPMMAAGAEMLGRRGEDHRLEAPRPAAQRRKDRDVARDEADQEYEGFKPF, from the coding sequence ATGACCACCTTCGTGGACCGCGTCGAGCTGCACGTCGCCGCGGGTAACGGAGGCCACGGCGTGGCCTCCGTGATGCGGGAGAAGTTCAAGCCGCTGGGCGGCCCGGACGGCGGCAACGGCGGCCGCGGCGGCGATGTGATCCTGGTCGTCGACCAGGACGTCACCACCCTTCTCGAATACCACCACCACCCGCACCGCAAGGCCACCAACGGCCAGCCGGGCGCGGGCGACAACCGCTCCGGCAAGAACGGCCAGGACCTGGTCCTGCCGGTCCCGGACGGCACCGTCATCCTGGACCGCGAGGGCAATGTGCTCGCCGACCTCGTCGGCCAGGGCACCACCTTCGTCGCCGGCCAGGGCGGCCGCGGCGGCCTCGGCAACGCCGCGCTGGCCTCCGCCCGCCGCAAGGCCCCCGGTTTCGCGCTGCTCGGTGAGCCCGGCGAGGCCCGCGACATCGTGCTGGAGCTCAAGACCGTCGCGGACGTCGCGCTGGTCGGCTACCCGAGCGCGGGCAAGTCCTCGCTGATCTCGGTGCTCTCCGCCGCCAAGCCCAAGATCGCCGACTACCCCTTCACCACCCTGGTGCCCAACCTCGGTGTGGTGACGGCCGGTTCGACCGTCTACACGATCGCGGACGTCCCCGGTCTGATCCCCGGCGCGAGCCAGGGCAAGGGCCTGGGCCTGGAGTTCCTGCGGCATGTCGAGCGCTGCGAGGTGCTCGTCCACGTCCTGGACACCGCGACCCTGGAGGCCGACCGTGACCCGGTCTCCGACCTCGACATGATCGAGGAGGAGCTCAAGCAGTACGGCGGCCTGGAGAACCGGCCCCGGATGGTCGTCCTCAACAAGATCGACGTCCCGGACGGCAAGGACCTCGCCGACATCATCCGCCCCGACCTGGAAGAGCGTGGCTACCACGTCTACGAGGTCTCCGCGGTCGCCCATATGGGCCTGAAGGAGCTGTCCTTCGCGCTCGCCGACGTCGTCTCCAAGGCCCGCGCGGCAAGGCCCGTACAGGAATCCACCCGTATCGTCATCCGGCCCCAGGCCGTGGACGACGCCGGCTTCACGGTCACGGAGGAGGGCGAGAACTTCTACCGCGTGCGCGGCGAGAAGCCCGAGCGCTGGGTCCGGCAGACCGACTTCAACAACGACGAGGCCGTCGGCTACCTCGCCGACCGCCTCAACCGCCTCGGTGTCGAGGACGCGCTGCGCAAGGCGGGCGCGCACGCGGGCGACGGCATCGCCATCGGCCCCGAGGACAACGCCGTCGTCTTCGACTGGGAGCCGATGATGGCGGCCGGCGCGGAGATGCTGGGCCGGCGTGGCGAGGACCACCGCCTGGAGGCGCCCCGTCCGGCTGCGCAGCGCCGCAAGGACCGGGACGTGGCGCGGGACGAGGCCGACCAGGAGTACGAGGGCTTCAAGCCCTTCTGA
- the rpmA gene encoding 50S ribosomal protein L27, which translates to MAHKKGASSTRNGRDSNAQRLGVKRFGGQAVLAGEILVRQRGTHFHPGTGVGRGGDDTLFALAAGAVQFGTHRGRKVVNIVPVAE; encoded by the coding sequence ATGGCACATAAGAAGGGCGCATCGTCCACTCGGAACGGTCGCGATTCCAATGCTCAGCGGCTCGGCGTGAAGCGCTTCGGCGGTCAGGCCGTCCTCGCCGGTGAGATCCTGGTCCGCCAGCGTGGCACCCACTTCCACCCGGGCACGGGCGTCGGCCGCGGCGGCGACGACACCCTGTTCGCCCTTGCTGCCGGTGCGGTGCAGTTCGGCACCCACCGTGGCCGCAAGGTCGTGAACATCGTTCCGGTCGCCGAGTAA
- the rplU gene encoding 50S ribosomal protein L21 produces MYAIVRTGGRQQKVAVGDVIEVDRISTSKVGDTVELSTLLVVDGDAVTSDPWVLAGVKVQGEVVDHHKGDKIRIQKYKNKTGYKKRIGHRQLHTALKITGIDAPAK; encoded by the coding sequence GTGTACGCGATCGTGCGCACCGGCGGACGCCAGCAGAAGGTTGCTGTTGGCGACGTCATCGAGGTAGACCGCATTTCCACCAGCAAGGTCGGCGACACCGTCGAGCTCTCCACGCTGCTGGTGGTCGACGGTGACGCAGTCACCAGCGACCCGTGGGTCCTGGCCGGCGTGAAGGTCCAGGGCGAGGTCGTGGACCACCACAAGGGCGACAAGATCCGGATCCAGAAGTACAAGAACAAGACCGGTTACAAGAAGCGGATCGGCCACCGCCAGCTCCACACGGCGCTGAAGATCACCGGCATCGACGCTCCGGCGAAGTAA
- a CDS encoding Rne/Rng family ribonuclease: MLEPIEPTRSTPSEDRGADDNHSPSDTLPPRRRRRAASRPAGPPSAGGAAEAVVSTETAAASVADPALAEETTASAVTTGDEAKPARTRRRATRKVTAPSGAPQPAADEQPEAAAEPAVAETSAAAEAPAEAPQAEDAAPRRGRRRATRKVSAPAGPPQAEAGQEPAAAEAPAPAAQPVEAAAEVAPAAEETEDAAPRRSRRRATRKATAPAGAPQGSDADEAAATDESAAPAVPAAEEEAPAPAEDAKPARTRRRATRKVTAPSGAPQAAEEAEETGAADAEEAPADEAAEPVETAEAPRRRARRRGERAAEPAAEAPRAEEEPAKEAPQRGRRRAQRPPTAVFQAPVFTEPMFQTPETAAAAAAAARQEETPAEPAVEEQPAAGARRRRRRGAPAEPEQVTAAPAEEPAAEEAEAAAEPETEPETEPAEGGHGEDESGDRPSRRRRRGGRRRRRGESAEEQPAEGRTDDERESAQAESEESDEQADEQPETQEEADEQSGGGSSSSRRRRRRRRRTGDTGEDGTGGTDDPERTVVKVREPRKKDESTSADEVQSIKGSTRLEAKKQRRREGREQGRRRVPIITEAEFLARREAVERVMVVRQSGERTQIGVLEDNVLVEHFVNKEQATSYVGNVYLGKVQNVLPSMEAAFVDIGKGRNAVLYAGEVNFEALGMSNGPRRIETALKSGQSVLVQVTKDPIGHKGARLTSQVSLPGRYLVYVPEGSMTGISRKLPDTERARLKQILKKIVPEDAGVIVRTAAEGASEDELARDVQRLQAQWEEIQKKAKSGGSSNAPSLLYGEPDMTVRVVRDIFNEDFSKVIVSGDEAWETIHGYVAHVAPDLTDRLQKWTSDVDVFATYRIDEQLMKALDRKVWLPSGGSLVIDKTEAMIVIDVNTGKFTGQGGNLEETVTRNNLEAAEEIVRQLRLRDLGGIVVIDFIDMVLESNRDLVLRRMLECLGRDRTKHQVAEVTSLGLVQMTRKRVGQGLLESFSESCVHCNGRGVLVHMDQPTTAGGGGKRKKKGKGAQAEPHVHEAEAAEPTPDGGAPELEPAPVTEAELQPAVDGTDEWFSSPAEAEAAAGRGRGRRRASRKASAPAGAPKVSEEAAEIVVPAESAPAAEPETVPEPVAEAPVAEHAPARPRRRATRKATAPAGAPKVAEEAAEIVVPAEAPAAEPVTEPVPAEVTEPVEGAGAEAEPAAKKTAKKATAKKAATKKTAAKKTTAKKAAAKKTTTATTTKKAAAKKTTAKKAAPKKTTKAAAKKTAAAEQPSVASVSSSTED, encoded by the coding sequence ATGCTCGAGCCCATTGAGCCCACCCGCTCCACGCCGTCCGAGGACCGTGGTGCCGACGACAATCACTCACCCAGCGACACGCTGCCGCCGCGCCGCAGGCGCCGTGCGGCATCCCGGCCGGCCGGCCCGCCGTCGGCCGGTGGCGCGGCCGAAGCAGTGGTGAGCACCGAGACCGCCGCCGCGTCCGTGGCCGATCCGGCCCTCGCCGAGGAGACCACCGCCTCCGCGGTCACCACCGGGGACGAGGCCAAGCCGGCCCGTACCCGCCGCCGTGCGACGCGCAAGGTCACCGCCCCGTCCGGAGCCCCGCAGCCGGCCGCCGACGAGCAGCCCGAGGCAGCCGCCGAACCGGCCGTCGCCGAGACGTCCGCTGCCGCCGAGGCGCCCGCCGAGGCGCCGCAGGCCGAGGACGCCGCGCCGCGCCGCGGCCGCCGCCGGGCGACCCGCAAGGTGTCCGCCCCCGCCGGCCCCCCGCAGGCCGAGGCCGGCCAGGAGCCTGCCGCCGCCGAGGCGCCCGCGCCCGCGGCCCAGCCCGTCGAGGCCGCCGCGGAGGTTGCCCCCGCCGCCGAGGAGACCGAGGACGCCGCTCCGCGCCGTTCCCGCCGCCGTGCCACCCGTAAGGCCACCGCTCCGGCCGGCGCCCCCCAGGGGAGCGACGCCGACGAGGCCGCCGCGACGGACGAGAGCGCCGCACCGGCCGTCCCCGCCGCCGAGGAGGAGGCGCCGGCCCCCGCCGAGGACGCCAAGCCGGCCCGCACGCGCCGCCGTGCCACCCGTAAGGTCACCGCCCCCTCGGGTGCGCCGCAGGCCGCCGAGGAAGCCGAGGAGACCGGGGCAGCGGACGCCGAGGAGGCGCCGGCCGACGAGGCCGCAGAGCCCGTAGAGACCGCCGAGGCCCCCCGCCGTCGGGCGCGCCGCCGTGGCGAGCGGGCCGCGGAGCCGGCCGCCGAGGCGCCCCGTGCCGAGGAGGAGCCCGCGAAGGAGGCGCCGCAGCGCGGCCGTCGCCGCGCGCAGCGGCCGCCGACCGCCGTCTTCCAGGCGCCGGTCTTCACCGAGCCGATGTTCCAGACGCCGGAGACCGCGGCCGCCGCCGCTGCCGCGGCCCGCCAGGAGGAGACCCCGGCCGAGCCGGCCGTGGAGGAGCAGCCCGCCGCCGGTGCGCGCCGCCGTCGCCGTCGTGGCGCCCCGGCCGAGCCCGAGCAGGTCACCGCCGCCCCGGCCGAGGAGCCGGCGGCCGAAGAAGCCGAGGCAGCAGCCGAGCCGGAGACCGAGCCGGAGACCGAGCCGGCCGAGGGCGGTCACGGCGAGGACGAGTCCGGCGACCGCCCCTCGCGCCGCCGCCGCCGTGGTGGCCGTCGCCGCCGCCGCGGGGAGTCCGCCGAGGAGCAGCCCGCCGAGGGCCGTACGGACGACGAGCGCGAGAGCGCTCAGGCGGAGTCCGAGGAGAGCGACGAGCAGGCCGACGAGCAGCCGGAGACGCAGGAGGAAGCCGACGAGCAGTCGGGCGGCGGCTCCAGCAGCAGCCGCCGTCGTCGCCGCCGCCGCCGTCGCACGGGTGACACCGGCGAGGACGGGACCGGCGGCACCGACGACCCGGAGCGCACGGTCGTCAAGGTCCGCGAGCCCCGTAAGAAGGACGAGAGCACCAGCGCCGACGAGGTGCAGTCGATCAAGGGGTCGACGCGCCTGGAGGCCAAGAAGCAGCGCCGCCGTGAGGGCCGCGAGCAGGGCCGCCGCCGGGTGCCGATCATCACCGAGGCGGAGTTCCTCGCCCGCCGCGAGGCCGTCGAGCGCGTGATGGTCGTCCGCCAGAGCGGCGAGCGCACCCAGATCGGCGTCCTTGAGGACAACGTGCTCGTGGAGCACTTCGTCAACAAGGAGCAGGCGACCTCGTACGTCGGCAATGTCTACCTCGGCAAGGTGCAGAACGTCCTGCCGTCGATGGAGGCCGCCTTCGTCGACATCGGCAAGGGCCGCAACGCCGTGCTGTACGCCGGTGAGGTCAACTTCGAGGCGCTCGGCATGTCCAACGGGCCGCGCCGCATCGAGACCGCGCTGAAGTCCGGCCAGTCCGTGCTGGTGCAGGTCACCAAGGATCCGATCGGCCACAAGGGCGCCCGGCTCACCAGCCAGGTCTCGCTCCCCGGCCGCTACCTGGTCTACGTGCCCGAGGGCTCGATGACCGGTATCAGCCGCAAGCTGCCCGACACCGAGCGGGCGCGGCTGAAGCAGATCCTCAAGAAGATCGTCCCCGAGGACGCGGGCGTCATCGTCCGCACCGCCGCGGAGGGCGCGAGCGAGGACGAGCTGGCGCGCGACGTCCAGCGGCTCCAGGCGCAGTGGGAAGAGATCCAGAAGAAGGCCAAGAGCGGCGGCAGTTCCAACGCGCCGAGCCTGCTCTACGGCGAGCCGGACATGACCGTCCGGGTCGTCCGCGACATCTTCAACGAGGACTTCTCCAAGGTCATCGTCAGCGGTGACGAGGCGTGGGAGACCATCCACGGCTATGTCGCGCACGTCGCCCCGGACCTCACCGACCGGCTCCAGAAGTGGACTTCGGACGTCGACGTCTTCGCGACGTACCGCATCGACGAGCAGCTGATGAAGGCGCTGGACCGCAAGGTCTGGCTGCCCAGCGGTGGTTCGCTGGTGATCGACAAGACCGAAGCGATGATCGTGATCGACGTCAACACCGGGAAGTTCACCGGTCAGGGCGGCAATCTCGAGGAGACGGTCACCAGGAACAACCTGGAGGCGGCCGAGGAGATCGTGCGCCAGCTGCGGCTGCGCGACCTCGGCGGCATCGTCGTCATCGACTTCATCGACATGGTGCTGGAGTCCAACCGGGATCTGGTGCTGCGGCGGATGCTGGAGTGCCTGGGCCGGGACCGGACCAAGCACCAGGTCGCCGAGGTCACCTCGCTCGGCCTGGTCCAGATGACCCGTAAGCGGGTCGGCCAGGGCCTGCTGGAGTCCTTCTCCGAGTCCTGTGTGCACTGCAACGGCCGTGGCGTCCTCGTCCACATGGACCAGCCGACGACGGCCGGCGGCGGTGGCAAGCGCAAGAAGAAGGGCAAGGGCGCCCAGGCCGAGCCGCATGTCCACGAGGCCGAGGCGGCCGAGCCGACCCCGGACGGCGGCGCGCCGGAGCTGGAGCCCGCCCCCGTGACGGAGGCCGAGCTCCAGCCCGCGGTGGACGGCACCGACGAATGGTTCAGCAGCCCTGCCGAGGCCGAGGCGGCCGCCGGGCGCGGCCGTGGCCGTCGCCGGGCGAGCCGGAAGGCGTCCGCCCCGGCGGGCGCCCCCAAGGTCTCGGAGGAAGCCGCCGAGATCGTCGTCCCGGCCGAGTCGGCGCCGGCAGCGGAGCCGGAGACGGTCCCGGAGCCGGTCGCCGAGGCGCCCGTCGCGGAGCACGCACCGGCCCGTCCGCGCCGCCGCGCGACCCGTAAGGCGACCGCTCCGGCGGGCGCCCCCAAGGTCGCCGAGGAGGCCGCCGAGATCGTCGTCCCGGCCGAGGCGCCGGCGGCGGAGCCGGTCACCGAGCCCGTGCCGGCCGAGGTCACGGAGCCCGTCGAGGGCGCCGGGGCGGAGGCGGAGCCCGCGGCCAAGAAGACTGCGAAGAAGGCGACGGCGAAGAAGGCCGCCACCAAGAAGACCGCGGCGAAGAAGACCACGGCCAAGAAGGCGGCGGCGAAGAAGACCACCACCGCCACCACCACCAAGAAGGCCGCGGCGAAGAAGACCACCGCGAAGAAGGCGGCTCCGAAGAAGACGACGAAGGCGGCGGCCAAGAAGACCGCTGCCGCCGAGCAGCCCTCGGTGGCGTCGGTGTCCTCTTCCACGGAGGACTGA
- a CDS encoding TIGR03936 family radical SAM-associated protein: MQRIRLRYTKRGRLRFTSHRDFQRAFERALRRAEVPMAYSAGFTPHPKVSYANAAPTGTGSEAEYLEIQLAERRDPDTLRALLDESLPDGLDVTDAVEAHTSGLADRLQASVWEIRLDGVEAQAAERAVAAFLAAEEVQVERRTKNGIRTFDARAAVARLEAAGRDTDRPDGNACAILRLVVRHLTPAVRPDDVLSGLRATADLAPPVPAAVTRLAQGLLDEETGAVTDPLAPDRDAATAAPSTAAGLSAAKATSGASPAAGEGTA; this comes from the coding sequence GTGCAGCGCATCCGACTGCGCTACACCAAGCGCGGCCGCCTCCGGTTCACCAGCCACCGCGACTTCCAGCGCGCTTTCGAGCGGGCGCTGCGCCGCGCCGAGGTCCCCATGGCCTATTCCGCGGGCTTCACCCCGCACCCCAAGGTGTCGTACGCCAACGCTGCCCCGACCGGTACGGGCAGCGAGGCCGAGTATCTGGAGATCCAGCTCGCCGAGCGCCGCGACCCGGACACCCTCCGCGCCCTCCTCGACGAGTCGCTGCCGGACGGTCTCGATGTGACCGACGCCGTCGAGGCCCACACGAGTGGTCTGGCCGACCGGCTCCAGGCCTCGGTGTGGGAGATCCGGCTCGACGGGGTCGAGGCACAGGCCGCCGAGCGCGCCGTCGCGGCGTTCCTCGCCGCGGAAGAGGTGCAGGTCGAGCGGCGTACGAAAAACGGCATCCGGACCTTTGACGCGCGGGCCGCAGTGGCGCGTCTGGAGGCCGCAGGTCGCGACACCGATAGGCCCGACGGCAATGCCTGTGCGATACTGCGGCTGGTTGTTCGGCATCTGACACCTGCCGTTCGACCCGACGACGTCCTGTCCGGCCTCCGAGCTACGGCCGACCTGGCGCCGCCGGTCCCCGCAGCGGTGACCAGGCTGGCGCAGGGGCTGCTCGATGAGGAGACCGGCGCGGTGACTGACCCGCTAGCGCCCGACCGCGACGCTGCCACGGCCGCCCCATCCACGGCCGCCGGGCTGAGTGCCGCGAAGGCGACGAGTGGGGCCTCCCCGGCAGCCGGGGAAGGTACTGCGTAG
- a CDS encoding GNAT family N-acetyltransferase gives MAPQLIAPTVAVHASFLAAMDEFRADGAESAPHSTLAHELTTWHSRWPTAEGFAEYVELVGGVMSNTRVDGVVPMTTRWWVDGDTYLGRCTFRHHLTPSLLNWGGHLGYGVRPGARRRGHATAILRAALPIAHHELGIDPVLVTCDDTNTGSRKVIEACGGIFEDQREEKLRYWIPAATAAGQQPHRPV, from the coding sequence ATGGCACCGCAGCTCATCGCCCCCACCGTCGCCGTCCATGCCTCGTTCCTCGCCGCGATGGACGAATTCCGTGCCGACGGTGCGGAGTCCGCCCCGCACTCCACCCTGGCCCACGAGCTGACGACGTGGCACAGCCGCTGGCCGACCGCCGAAGGCTTCGCCGAGTACGTCGAACTGGTCGGCGGCGTCATGAGCAACACACGTGTCGACGGTGTGGTCCCCATGACCACCCGCTGGTGGGTGGACGGCGACACCTACCTGGGGCGGTGCACCTTCCGCCACCACCTCACCCCCTCCCTCCTCAACTGGGGCGGCCATCTCGGCTACGGCGTACGCCCCGGCGCCCGCCGCCGGGGCCACGCCACCGCGATACTGCGCGCCGCCCTGCCGATCGCCCATCACGAGCTGGGCATCGACCCGGTGTTGGTGACCTGCGACGACACCAACACCGGCTCGCGTAAGGTCATCGAGGCCTGCGGCGGGATCTTCGAGGACCAGCGGGAGGAGAAGCTGCGTTACTGGATCCCCGCGGCAACCGCCGCCGGACAGCAGCCGCACCGGCCCGTCTGA